One genomic region from Haloterrigena gelatinilytica encodes:
- a CDS encoding DUF7346 family protein, translating into MKSVQDDTGKRYLLLKRSEHASLVRDPQNGNECYVQNDRLEDVDESPLETAARTVSGPVRTLLTTVHDEATLGLLVELAERGPLGVKTILDADAFCESDLHGRLTVLTSAGLLAETEVAGERGYRVTDECRRALEAIGAIDEDEDEDEDAVEPSSATSSEVPDSAS; encoded by the coding sequence ATGAAATCCGTCCAAGACGACACCGGCAAACGATACCTGCTTCTCAAGCGATCCGAACACGCGAGCCTGGTGCGCGATCCACAGAACGGTAACGAGTGTTACGTCCAGAACGACCGCCTCGAGGACGTCGACGAGTCGCCCCTCGAGACGGCCGCCCGGACCGTTTCCGGGCCGGTGCGGACGCTGCTGACGACGGTCCACGACGAAGCGACCCTCGGACTCCTGGTCGAACTCGCCGAGCGGGGGCCCCTGGGGGTCAAAACGATCCTCGACGCCGACGCCTTCTGCGAGAGCGACCTCCACGGCCGGCTGACGGTCCTGACGTCCGCGGGACTGCTCGCCGAGACCGAGGTCGCCGGCGAGCGCGGCTATCGGGTCACCGACGAGTGTCGACGCGCGCTCGAGGCCATCGGCGCGATCGACGAGGACGAGGACGAGGACGAGGACGCGGTCGAACCCTCGAGCGCCACCTCGAGCGAGGTGCCCGACAGCGCGTCGTAA
- a CDS encoding DNA-directed DNA polymerase gives MTEAGQSGLADFGGESDDADERPEEEAVAVAGNGGSSAAEVIDVIEETLPEPEGELELAVMQVDYTIAGYGDEERPIMHVFGRTPDGELEHVQVVGFRPYFYAPTDSLEQPPEEQYDRLTGSREYDEDGEPYESIRGEKLTKIFGQTPRDVGQVRDDFDHFEADILFPNRFLIDKDVRSGIRVPERRAEDDSLVVPHDEIEAVDVDAEPRVNTFDIEVDDRSGFPEDGEEPIVCLTSHDSYRDEYVMWLYEAPIGDGPIPEEIENYDPIEGEIDHEVRAFEDEEAMLEAFIEYVEETDPDVLTGWNFEDFDAPYFLDRLEELEGPHHDYDLSIDRLSRVDEVWRSNWGGPDIKGRVVFDLLYGYQRMVFSELDSYRLDAVGEAELGVGKERYAGDIGDLWEDDPTKLLEYNLRDVELCVELDRQQEIIPFWDEVRSFVGCKLEDAPTPGDAVDMYVLHEAYGRFALPSKGQQEAGEEYEGGAVFEPITGVKENVTVLDLKSLYPMCMTTINASPETKVDPDEYEGETYVAPIGDDEIHFRKEPDGVMREMITELLAEREEKKELRNEHEPGSLEYEQYDRQQGAVKVIMNSLYGVSGWEQFRLYDKEAASAITATGREVIEFTETAANELNYQVTYGDTDSVMLELGPEISKDEAIEQSFEIEEHINGRYDDFAREDLNAEAHRFQIEFEKLYRRFFQAGKKKRYAGHIVWKEGKDVNDIDIVGFEYQRSDIAPITKEVQHRVIEMIVREGDVEGAKEYVNGIIEDVRTGDISLEEIAIPGGIGKRLDNYDTDTAQVRGAKYANLLLGTNFQRGSKPKRLYLDRVDPAFFRRMESGEGFDPQRDPLYGAFKRDPDVICFEYEDQIPPEFEVDYDKMLEKTLKGPISRILEALDVSWNEVKSGQEQQGLDQYW, from the coding sequence ATGACTGAGGCGGGCCAATCCGGACTCGCGGACTTCGGCGGCGAGTCCGACGACGCGGACGAGCGGCCGGAGGAAGAGGCGGTTGCCGTCGCCGGCAACGGCGGCTCGAGCGCCGCCGAGGTAATCGACGTAATCGAGGAGACCCTGCCGGAGCCCGAGGGCGAACTCGAGCTCGCGGTGATGCAGGTCGATTACACCATTGCGGGCTACGGCGACGAGGAGCGGCCGATCATGCACGTCTTCGGCCGGACGCCCGACGGCGAGTTGGAGCACGTGCAGGTCGTCGGCTTCCGGCCCTACTTCTACGCGCCGACGGACAGCTTGGAACAGCCCCCCGAGGAGCAGTACGACCGCCTGACGGGCAGTCGGGAGTACGACGAGGACGGCGAGCCCTACGAGAGCATCCGCGGCGAGAAACTGACCAAAATCTTCGGCCAGACGCCCCGCGACGTCGGCCAGGTCCGCGACGATTTCGACCACTTCGAGGCCGACATCCTCTTCCCGAACCGGTTTCTGATCGACAAGGACGTCCGCAGCGGTATCCGCGTCCCGGAGCGACGCGCCGAGGACGACTCGCTGGTCGTCCCCCACGACGAGATCGAGGCCGTCGACGTCGACGCCGAGCCGCGCGTCAACACGTTCGACATCGAGGTCGACGACCGCTCGGGCTTCCCCGAGGACGGCGAGGAGCCGATCGTCTGTCTCACCAGCCACGACTCCTACCGCGACGAGTACGTCATGTGGCTCTACGAGGCCCCGATCGGCGACGGGCCGATCCCCGAGGAAATCGAGAACTACGATCCGATCGAGGGCGAGATCGACCACGAGGTCCGCGCCTTCGAGGACGAGGAAGCGATGCTCGAGGCCTTCATCGAGTACGTCGAGGAGACCGATCCCGACGTCCTCACGGGCTGGAACTTCGAGGACTTCGACGCGCCGTACTTCCTCGACCGTCTCGAGGAACTCGAGGGGCCACACCACGACTACGACCTCTCGATCGATCGCCTCTCGCGGGTCGACGAGGTCTGGCGCAGCAACTGGGGCGGCCCCGATATCAAGGGCCGGGTCGTCTTCGACCTGCTCTACGGCTACCAGCGGATGGTCTTCTCCGAGCTGGATTCCTACCGGCTCGACGCGGTCGGCGAGGCCGAACTGGGCGTGGGGAAGGAACGGTACGCCGGCGACATCGGCGACCTCTGGGAGGACGATCCCACGAAACTGCTCGAGTACAACCTCCGGGACGTCGAACTCTGCGTGGAACTCGACCGCCAGCAGGAGATCATCCCCTTCTGGGACGAGGTGCGCTCCTTCGTAGGGTGTAAACTCGAGGACGCGCCCACGCCCGGCGACGCGGTCGACATGTACGTCCTCCACGAGGCCTACGGCCGCTTCGCCCTCCCCTCGAAGGGCCAGCAGGAGGCCGGCGAGGAGTACGAGGGCGGCGCCGTCTTCGAGCCGATCACGGGCGTCAAGGAGAACGTCACCGTGCTCGACCTGAAGTCGCTGTACCCGATGTGCATGACGACGATCAACGCCTCGCCGGAGACGAAGGTCGATCCCGACGAGTACGAGGGCGAGACCTACGTCGCGCCGATCGGCGACGACGAGATTCACTTCCGGAAAGAACCCGACGGCGTCATGCGCGAGATGATCACGGAACTGCTCGCCGAGCGCGAGGAGAAGAAGGAGCTGCGAAACGAGCACGAGCCCGGGAGCCTCGAGTACGAGCAGTACGACCGCCAGCAGGGCGCGGTGAAGGTCATCATGAATTCGCTGTACGGCGTGTCGGGATGGGAACAATTTCGACTGTATGACAAAGAAGCAGCATCCGCAATCACTGCTACTGGGCGTGAAGTCATCGAATTTACGGAGACTGCCGCAAACGAACTGAACTATCAGGTGACGTATGGGGACACCGACTCGGTCATGCTCGAGCTCGGCCCGGAGATTTCGAAGGACGAGGCGATCGAGCAATCGTTCGAAATCGAGGAGCACATCAACGGGCGCTACGACGACTTCGCGCGCGAAGATTTAAACGCGGAGGCCCACCGCTTCCAGATCGAGTTCGAGAAGCTCTACCGCCGGTTCTTCCAGGCGGGCAAGAAGAAACGCTACGCCGGCCACATCGTCTGGAAGGAGGGCAAGGACGTCAACGACATCGACATCGTCGGCTTCGAATACCAGCGCTCGGACATCGCCCCGATCACCAAGGAGGTCCAACACCGGGTCATCGAGATGATCGTCCGCGAGGGCGACGTCGAAGGGGCGAAGGAGTACGTCAACGGGATTATCGAGGACGTCCGCACGGGCGACATCTCCCTCGAGGAGATCGCCATCCCTGGCGGGATCGGCAAACGACTGGACAACTACGACACCGATACGGCGCAGGTCCGCGGCGCGAAGTACGCGAATCTGCTGCTGGGGACCAACTTCCAGCGCGGGAGCAAGCCCAAGCGCCTCTACCTCGACCGCGTCGATCCCGCCTTCTTCCGCCGGATGGAGAGCGGCGAGGGATTCGATCCCCAGCGCGACCCCCTCTACGGCGCATTCAAGCGCGACCCCGACGTGATCTGCTTCGAGTACGAGGATCAGATCCCGCCGGAGTTCGAAGTCGACTACGACAAGATGCTCGAGAAAACCCTGAAGGGGCCGATTTCGCGGATTCTCGAGGCGCTGGACGTCTCGTGGAACGAAGTTAAGAGCGGGCAGGAGCAACAGGGCCTCGATCAGTACTGGTAG
- the rad50 gene encoding DNA double-strand break repair ATPase Rad50, with translation MRVDRVRLLNFKCYGEADLGLERGVTVVHGVNGSGKSTLLEAVFFALYGSKALDDRTLDDVITTGEEAAEIELWFTHDGREYRVERRLKLRGDRATTTKCVLETPTETVEGARDVRREVTELLRMDAEAFVNCAYVRQGEVNKLIHASPSDRQDMIDDLLQLGALEEYRERASDARLGVKTVLDGQREVLEDLRKQVEQKEAKDLHERLNGLESRRTDVREEIDRFEEQREQARQTLETAEDVLQRHEETREEIERLDEEIEELRSKISETEREREDAKDEIRDLESRREELADEREALLAEVDLGDADADGADDEAVDDRIENLEARDEDLRDELEEVRVAITETNGEIERLREEADDLEAQAEQARADADDLESKFEADEEAIADREGKLEELDEQIEAARERFADAPVDFGDAAEHLESLERERDELTDEIGDVTADIRTVENAIDEGERLLEEGKCPECGQPVEDSPHVDVLEEKRAERDELEERRDDLEAERDGLDDRIERAEELREAERRVDRLAENRENIEQLLAEKRETLAERREQRDRLREEAAEYEDEAAEKRARADDLEDEVAEHRGELGAINTERGEIKETLESLRRIAEIDDERAELAAEIENRRGRRDDWQTMNDERRETLSSKRERKRDLESEFDEERIETARGDKENAEQYIAKVDDKLEELEETRTEIQNAIGAAERELEELEELRDRLEAIEERCERLESLYDEAETLQATYADLRAELRQRNVETLERLLNETFDLVYQNDSYAGIDLDGEYRLTVYQKDGEALEPEQLSGGERALFNLSLRCAIYRLLAEGVEGSAPMPPLILDEPTVFLDSGHVTQLVSLVESMRDLGVEQIVVVSHDEELVGAADSLVRVEKDATSNRSRLERGEPPEVELLASD, from the coding sequence GCCGACCTCGGCTTAGAACGGGGCGTCACCGTCGTCCACGGCGTCAACGGCAGCGGGAAGTCGACGCTGCTCGAGGCGGTCTTCTTCGCGCTATACGGCTCGAAGGCCTTAGACGACCGCACGCTCGACGACGTGATCACGACCGGCGAGGAGGCGGCCGAGATCGAACTCTGGTTCACCCACGACGGCCGGGAGTACCGCGTCGAGCGCCGCCTGAAGCTCCGCGGCGACCGCGCGACGACCACGAAGTGCGTCCTCGAGACGCCGACCGAGACGGTCGAGGGGGCCCGCGACGTCCGTCGGGAAGTCACGGAACTCCTGCGGATGGACGCCGAGGCGTTCGTCAACTGCGCGTACGTCCGTCAGGGCGAGGTCAACAAGCTCATCCACGCCTCGCCGAGCGACCGCCAGGACATGATCGACGACCTCCTCCAGTTGGGGGCGCTCGAGGAGTACCGCGAGCGGGCCAGCGACGCCCGCCTCGGCGTCAAGACCGTCCTCGACGGCCAGCGAGAGGTCCTCGAGGACCTCCGCAAACAGGTCGAGCAGAAGGAAGCGAAGGATCTCCACGAGCGCCTCAACGGGCTCGAGTCCCGCCGAACCGACGTCCGCGAGGAGATCGACCGCTTCGAGGAGCAACGCGAACAGGCCAGGCAGACCCTCGAGACCGCCGAGGACGTCCTCCAGCGCCACGAGGAGACCCGCGAGGAGATCGAGCGGCTCGACGAGGAGATCGAGGAGCTACGGTCGAAAATCTCCGAGACCGAACGCGAGCGCGAAGACGCGAAAGACGAGATTCGGGATCTCGAGTCCCGACGCGAGGAACTCGCCGACGAACGCGAGGCGTTGCTGGCCGAGGTCGACCTCGGGGACGCCGATGCAGACGGAGCTGACGACGAGGCCGTCGACGACCGAATCGAGAACCTCGAGGCCCGCGACGAGGACCTCCGGGACGAACTCGAGGAGGTCCGCGTCGCGATCACCGAGACCAACGGCGAGATCGAACGGCTCCGCGAGGAGGCCGACGACCTCGAGGCTCAGGCCGAGCAGGCCCGGGCGGACGCCGACGATCTCGAGTCGAAATTCGAGGCCGACGAGGAGGCCATCGCGGACCGCGAAGGGAAACTCGAAGAACTCGACGAACAGATCGAGGCGGCGCGCGAACGGTTCGCGGACGCGCCGGTCGACTTCGGCGACGCGGCCGAGCACCTCGAGTCCCTCGAGCGCGAACGCGACGAGCTAACCGACGAGATCGGCGACGTCACCGCCGACATTCGGACCGTCGAGAACGCCATCGACGAGGGGGAGCGACTCCTCGAGGAAGGAAAGTGTCCGGAGTGCGGCCAGCCCGTCGAGGACTCGCCGCACGTCGACGTCCTCGAGGAGAAACGGGCGGAACGCGACGAGCTCGAGGAGCGACGGGACGACCTCGAGGCCGAGCGCGATGGGCTCGACGATCGGATCGAACGCGCCGAGGAACTGCGCGAGGCCGAACGGCGGGTCGACCGGCTCGCGGAGAACCGCGAGAACATCGAGCAGTTGCTCGCCGAGAAACGCGAGACCCTCGCGGAGCGCCGGGAGCAGCGCGATCGGCTCCGCGAGGAGGCCGCGGAGTACGAGGACGAGGCCGCAGAGAAACGCGCGCGAGCGGACGACCTCGAGGACGAAGTGGCCGAACACCGCGGCGAACTCGGCGCGATCAACACCGAACGCGGCGAGATAAAGGAGACGCTCGAGTCGCTGCGCCGCATCGCCGAGATCGACGACGAGCGGGCGGAGCTCGCCGCCGAGATCGAGAACCGCCGGGGGCGCCGCGACGACTGGCAGACGATGAACGACGAGCGCCGCGAGACGCTCTCGAGCAAACGCGAGCGCAAGCGCGACCTCGAGTCGGAGTTCGACGAGGAACGCATCGAGACGGCCCGCGGGGACAAGGAAAACGCCGAACAGTACATCGCGAAGGTCGACGACAAACTCGAGGAGCTCGAGGAGACGCGCACCGAGATCCAGAACGCCATCGGCGCCGCCGAACGGGAACTCGAGGAGCTCGAGGAGCTTCGGGACCGCCTCGAGGCGATCGAAGAGCGCTGCGAGCGCCTCGAGTCGCTGTACGACGAGGCCGAGACGCTGCAGGCGACCTACGCGGACCTGCGGGCGGAACTGCGCCAGCGCAACGTCGAGACCTTGGAGCGACTGCTCAACGAGACGTTCGATCTGGTCTATCAGAACGATTCCTACGCGGGGATCGACCTCGACGGCGAGTACCGGCTGACGGTCTACCAGAAGGACGGCGAGGCCCTCGAACCCGAACAGCTCTCCGGCGGCGAGCGGGCGCTGTTCAATCTCAGCCTGCGGTGTGCGATCTACCGACTGCTCGCGGAGGGCGTCGAGGGATCGGCGCCGATGCCGCCGCTGATCTTGGACGAGCCGACGGTCTTCCTCGACTCGGGCCACGTCACGCAACTCGTCTCGCTGGTCGAATCGATGCGGGATCTGGGCGTCGAGCAGATCGTCGTCGTCAGCCACGACGAGGAACTCGTCGGCGCGGCCGACTCGCTGGTCCGCGTCGAGAAGGACGCCACGTCGAACCGCTCGCGGCTCGAGCGCGGCGAGCCGCCGGAGGTCGAACTGCTCGCGTCGGACTGA
- a CDS encoding DUF7331 family protein, with protein sequence MIEVSTNADDTTDRSEPRSQPEGTATIESYETDDGVVFYDAENPLAWVETSRTLTLSELA encoded by the coding sequence GTGATCGAAGTGTCCACCAACGCAGACGACACGACGGATCGAAGCGAGCCGCGTAGCCAGCCCGAGGGCACCGCGACGATCGAGTCCTACGAGACGGACGACGGTGTCGTCTTCTACGACGCCGAGAACCCGCTCGCGTGGGTGGAGACTTCTCGAACCCTCACGCTGTCCGAACTGGCCTGA
- a CDS encoding DUF7322 domain-containing protein, with protein MGSDRPDDERDEYDPEEEFRDPESDSLTIPQVSSEGAGGGFWSDIREDFESEEPTEPAEPEVSTDETDVPTELRETFWAMVLFINGAVLTYALAALFLVFEGATRTAGILVVIGLACTVFTARRYRHYQRYADADDDESGPDASSDAGVATTPETDDDT; from the coding sequence GTGGGATCCGACCGGCCCGACGACGAACGCGACGAGTACGACCCGGAGGAGGAGTTCCGCGATCCCGAGAGCGATTCCCTCACGATTCCTCAAGTGTCGTCCGAGGGCGCGGGCGGCGGGTTCTGGTCGGATATTCGCGAGGATTTCGAGTCCGAGGAGCCCACCGAGCCCGCCGAACCGGAGGTTTCGACCGACGAGACCGACGTCCCGACGGAGCTACGCGAAACCTTCTGGGCGATGGTGCTCTTCATCAACGGCGCGGTGCTCACGTACGCGCTCGCCGCGCTGTTTCTCGTCTTCGAGGGCGCGACGAGAACCGCCGGCATACTCGTCGTGATCGGACTCGCCTGTACCGTCTTCACCGCGCGCCGGTATCGTCACTACCAGCGGTACGCCGACGCCGACGACGACGAATCGGGGCCCGACGCCTCGAGCGACGCCGGCGTCGCGACGACTCCCGAGACGGACGACGATACGTAA